The following are encoded together in the Pectobacterium punjabense genome:
- a CDS encoding sulfite exporter TauE/SafE family protein encodes MFSLMMFSDILLCLLLGIGLGFCGGMLGIGGGLIAIPILGVLFGMDQHMAQGTALVMITPNVLIGFLRYRQRNRIDTRLALTMCLFATGSAYLAAHIASSIDVHNLQRAFATFLLVLAAYYMWQWYNKKRSQTLEIVLSTKYLPLLGVASGFMSGIFTVGGGLVVVPVLVTLFAFAQTQAQGMALILVVPGALAALLSYSQAGNVDWSIGLPLALGGIVSVSWGVAVAHKLPVAYLRGAFCLMLVGVGIAMLVLK; translated from the coding sequence GTTCAGCGATATTTTGTTGTGTTTGCTTTTGGGGATCGGACTGGGGTTTTGCGGAGGAATGCTGGGGATCGGCGGGGGGCTTATCGCGATTCCGATTCTTGGAGTGCTCTTTGGGATGGATCAGCATATGGCACAGGGAACCGCGCTGGTGATGATAACACCTAACGTACTAATTGGTTTTCTACGCTATCGACAGCGTAACCGCATTGATACGCGGCTGGCGTTGACTATGTGTCTATTTGCCACGGGGTCTGCCTACCTTGCCGCTCATATCGCCTCATCGATTGATGTTCACAACCTACAGCGCGCCTTTGCCACTTTTCTGCTGGTGCTGGCGGCGTACTATATGTGGCAGTGGTATAACAAAAAGCGCAGCCAAACGTTGGAGATTGTACTGTCGACCAAGTATCTGCCGCTACTTGGTGTAGCGAGCGGGTTTATGTCCGGTATTTTTACCGTCGGCGGCGGTTTGGTGGTGGTGCCAGTGCTGGTTACGCTGTTTGCCTTTGCACAAACACAGGCGCAGGGGATGGCCCTGATTCTTGTTGTGCCGGGCGCTCTGGCGGCGCTGCTATCCTATTCACAGGCGGGTAATGTTGACTGGAGTATCGGTTTACCACTGGCGTTGGGAGGAATTGTCAGCGTGTCCTGGGGGGTAGCGGTTGCTCACAAGCTGCCGGTCGCTTATCTACGTGGCGCGTTTTGCCTGATGCTGGTCGGCGTGGGAATCGCTATGCTGGTGCTGAAATAA
- the adhP gene encoding alcohol dehydrogenase AdhP — translation MKAAIVTKDHSVEIQDKKLRPLQHGEALLKMECCGVCHTDLHVKDGDFGDVTGITLGHEGIGIVKEVGPGVTSLKPGDRASVAWFYQGCGHCEYCNSGNETLCRTVKNAGYSVDGGMAEECIVVADYAVKVPDGLDSAAASSITCAGVTTYKAVKISQIKPGQWIAIYGLGGLGNLALQYAKNVFNAKVIAIDVNDAQLAFAKEVGADLVINPAKEDAAKIIQEKVGGAHATVVTAVARAAFNSAVDSVRAGGRIVAVGLPPESMDLNIPRLVLDGIQVLGSLVGTREDLKEAFQFAAEGKVKPKVTRRPLNDINAIFAEMKGGKITGRMVIDLSM, via the coding sequence ATGAAAGCAGCTATCGTTACGAAGGATCATTCCGTTGAGATTCAGGACAAAAAACTACGTCCCCTCCAACACGGAGAGGCTCTGCTAAAAATGGAATGCTGTGGCGTGTGCCACACCGATTTGCACGTCAAAGACGGTGATTTTGGCGATGTGACTGGCATCACGCTCGGTCATGAAGGTATCGGTATTGTTAAAGAAGTCGGTCCAGGCGTGACATCACTGAAGCCCGGCGATCGCGCTAGCGTAGCCTGGTTCTATCAAGGCTGTGGCCACTGCGAATATTGTAATAGCGGTAACGAAACGCTCTGTCGCACGGTGAAAAATGCAGGTTATTCCGTTGATGGCGGCATGGCGGAAGAATGCATCGTCGTTGCTGATTACGCAGTCAAAGTGCCGGATGGTCTGGATTCTGCCGCAGCCAGCAGCATTACCTGCGCTGGCGTGACAACATATAAAGCGGTGAAAATCTCGCAAATTAAACCAGGACAGTGGATTGCCATTTATGGTCTGGGCGGGTTGGGCAATTTGGCGCTGCAATACGCCAAAAATGTCTTTAATGCCAAAGTCATCGCGATTGATGTGAACGACGCACAGTTGGCCTTTGCCAAAGAGGTCGGTGCAGACCTGGTCATCAATCCAGCCAAAGAAGATGCCGCCAAGATCATTCAGGAAAAAGTGGGCGGCGCACATGCGACCGTAGTCACCGCTGTTGCACGCGCAGCGTTTAACTCTGCCGTGGATTCTGTTCGTGCGGGCGGACGCATTGTTGCCGTCGGCCTACCGCCGGAGTCCATGGATCTGAATATTCCGCGTCTGGTGTTGGATGGCATTCAAGTGTTGGGTTCGCTGGTCGGCACGCGTGAAGATCTGAAGGAAGCGTTCCAATTTGCGGCCGAAGGAAAAGTAAAACCGAAAGTCACCCGCCGTCCGCTAAACGATATCAACGCTATTTTCGCTGAAATGAAAGGCGGGAAAATCACCGGCCGTATGGTGATCGATCTGTCAATGTAA